A region of Granulicella sibirica DNA encodes the following proteins:
- a CDS encoding acido-empty-quinoprotein group A encodes MTRLMKSLMLMLVVMAAGRVWAQDLEAAELLHPSTSWPGYHGDYTGQRHSPLTQITPGNVGTLGLAWAFQTNQAALIKASPLMVDGVIYFTVPDNVWAVDARTGHMLWKYTYPPNPGLHIGNRGVGMYKGTIMFLTPDCHLIALDARNGKVLWETVVADVKKGYWTTEAPLIVGNHVLVGVSGDSDNIQLFLKAIDADTGKEQWRWDASPPAGTPHETTGGATWMTGTYDPVLKLIYWGTGNPTPVLNGEVRPGDNLYTCSIVALDPETGKLVWAFQPSPHDTHDWDAVETPVLVDGDFHGKPTKMLMQSSRNGYFFVLDRTNGKALLTTPFGPVNWAKGIDAKGQPIPDPAKEPAPDGRLIAPDEGGMTNYRSPSFDKKTGLFLVDSHPSWSVYFTKPADGTYGWAGADYGVWGKAELDAIDYQTGKIKWSHFLGKNGAGAGVLTTESGVAFTGDAYGNVLALETATGKTLWHAAPGPQMQSSPASYALDGKQYVLTSSGSVLFAWALPEVTEIAKSAGHKGKAAR; translated from the coding sequence ATGACGCGTTTGATGAAGTCGTTGATGCTGATGTTGGTTGTGATGGCAGCGGGCCGGGTGTGGGCGCAGGATCTGGAGGCGGCGGAGTTGCTGCATCCGTCTACGAGCTGGCCCGGGTATCATGGCGACTACACGGGGCAGAGGCATAGTCCGCTGACGCAGATTACTCCGGGTAATGTGGGCACACTTGGGCTGGCTTGGGCGTTCCAGACGAATCAGGCTGCGCTGATTAAGGCTTCGCCACTGATGGTGGATGGGGTGATCTACTTCACCGTGCCGGACAACGTGTGGGCGGTCGATGCACGGACAGGGCACATGCTTTGGAAGTACACGTATCCACCGAACCCGGGGCTGCACATCGGCAACCGTGGCGTAGGGATGTACAAGGGCACGATCATGTTTCTCACGCCGGACTGCCACCTGATCGCGCTCGATGCGCGCAATGGCAAGGTGCTTTGGGAGACCGTGGTCGCGGATGTGAAGAAGGGTTACTGGACGACGGAGGCTCCTCTCATCGTGGGGAACCATGTGCTGGTGGGGGTCTCGGGGGACTCGGATAATATCCAGCTATTTTTGAAGGCGATCGACGCGGATACCGGCAAAGAGCAGTGGCGTTGGGATGCGAGTCCTCCGGCAGGCACTCCGCACGAGACGACAGGTGGAGCGACGTGGATGACCGGGACCTATGATCCGGTGCTGAAGCTGATCTATTGGGGCACAGGGAATCCGACGCCCGTCTTGAACGGGGAGGTGAGACCGGGCGACAACCTGTACACGTGCAGCATCGTGGCGCTTGATCCGGAGACGGGCAAGCTGGTGTGGGCTTTTCAGCCGTCGCCCCACGATACGCACGACTGGGATGCGGTGGAGACTCCAGTGCTGGTGGATGGTGACTTCCATGGCAAGCCGACGAAGATGCTGATGCAGAGCTCGCGGAATGGGTACTTCTTCGTGCTGGATCGGACAAATGGGAAGGCGTTGCTGACGACACCGTTCGGCCCGGTGAACTGGGCTAAGGGGATCGACGCGAAGGGCCAGCCGATTCCCGATCCGGCGAAGGAACCGGCCCCGGATGGACGGCTGATCGCACCGGATGAAGGTGGCATGACGAACTATCGGTCGCCGAGCTTCGATAAGAAGACGGGTTTGTTCCTGGTGGATTCGCATCCGAGCTGGAGCGTGTACTTCACGAAGCCTGCCGATGGAACGTATGGATGGGCAGGTGCCGACTACGGGGTCTGGGGTAAGGCAGAGCTTGATGCGATCGACTACCAGACAGGGAAGATCAAGTGGTCGCACTTTCTTGGTAAGAACGGCGCGGGGGCGGGCGTGCTGACAACCGAGTCTGGTGTGGCGTTTACCGGGGATGCTTACGGGAACGTGTTGGCACTCGAAACGGCCACGGGGAAAACGCTTTGGCATGCAGCGCCAGGGCCGCAGATGCAGAGTTCGCCAGCGAGTTATGCGCTGGATGGCAAGCAATATGTGCTGACGAGCAGTGGGAGCGTGTTGTTTGCGTGGGCTCTTCCTGAGGTCACAGAGATCGCTAAGAGTGCGGGGCATAAGGGCAAAGCCGCGCGGTAA
- a CDS encoding BON domain-containing protein yields the protein MSLRKCLISAMVFLTFGVPANTVLGQNQQPGPMWSQEDALRIGKEIQKKLAGLTNYGVFDWMTFGDQGKTVVLRGFASRPTLKSDAENAVKNIPGVEKVGNQIEVLPNSPNDDRVRAAVYNRIYTQATLRKYNANAGSLARAMGPGGRSVAFMAGGITNQPPIGYHAIHIIVKNGNVTLYGVVLNQSDAAIAGMQANFAPGAFSVDNDLIVQGSVSKGAAK from the coding sequence ATGAGCCTTCGCAAATGCCTGATTTCGGCAATGGTTTTTCTTACGTTTGGTGTTCCGGCAAACACGGTTCTTGGTCAGAACCAGCAGCCTGGGCCGATGTGGTCGCAGGAGGATGCGCTTCGCATTGGCAAGGAGATTCAGAAGAAGCTCGCCGGGCTGACAAATTATGGCGTCTTCGACTGGATGACGTTTGGGGATCAGGGTAAGACCGTCGTGCTGCGCGGGTTTGCCTCGCGGCCAACGCTCAAGTCAGATGCCGAGAACGCGGTGAAGAATATCCCGGGCGTGGAGAAGGTGGGTAACCAGATCGAGGTTCTGCCGAACTCACCGAATGACGATCGCGTTCGTGCGGCGGTCTACAACCGGATCTACACGCAGGCCACTTTGCGGAAGTACAACGCGAATGCGGGTTCGCTGGCGCGGGCGATGGGGCCGGGTGGGCGGAGTGTGGCGTTCATGGCTGGCGGGATCACGAATCAGCCGCCGATTGGATACCACGCGATTCACATCATCGTGAAGAACGGGAATGTGACGCTGTATGGGGTGGTGCTGAACCAGTCGGATGCGGCGATTGCTGGGATGCAGGCAAACTTTGCGCCGGGCGCTTTCAGTGTCGACAACGATTTGATCGTGCAGGGATCGGTGTCGAAGGGTGCCGCGAAGTAG